Proteins from one Candidatus Goldiibacteriota bacterium genomic window:
- a CDS encoding ABC transporter ATP-binding protein — MKNIILRTEKLCKHFMAEGAFGGARYRVNALVDASVEIEKGKILALVGESGSGKTTLARIIAGLETQDSGAVFLDGEIPDFKNPLERRKVQYVFQDTYYSLNPRMTIGNVLAEPISIHFGVKKDNLSEKIQLMLQSVGLGADVMEKYPHELSGGQRQRVGIARALSVNPELLIADEPVSSLDVSVQAQILKLFSDLNEKNGISIIFITHDLRIVKSLADTVAVMNRGEIVEYGEVDEVYSNPRCEYTKTLLGAVKG, encoded by the coding sequence ATGAAAAATATAATACTGCGTACGGAAAAGTTATGCAAACATTTTATGGCGGAAGGCGCTTTTGGCGGCGCGCGTTACAGGGTAAACGCGCTTGTTGACGCGTCTGTGGAAATTGAAAAGGGCAAAATACTTGCGCTGGTAGGTGAAAGCGGTTCGGGTAAAACCACCCTTGCCAGAATTATAGCGGGGCTGGAAACGCAGGATTCCGGCGCTGTATTTCTGGACGGGGAAATACCTGATTTTAAAAATCCGCTTGAAAGAAGAAAGGTTCAGTACGTATTTCAGGATACGTATTACTCCTTAAATCCAAGGATGACAATTGGTAATGTATTGGCTGAACCAATATCAATACACTTTGGGGTAAAGAAAGATAATCTAAGTGAAAAAATACAGCTGATGCTGCAGTCAGTGGGGCTTGGCGCTGATGTGATGGAAAAATACCCGCATGAACTGTCAGGCGGGCAGAGGCAAAGAGTGGGTATAGCAAGGGCGTTATCTGTAAATCCGGAACTGTTAATAGCGGACGAGCCGGTATCCTCGCTTGACGTCTCTGTTCAGGCGCAGATACTTAAACTGTTCTCTGATTTGAATGAAAAAAACGGCATATCAATTATATTCATCACCCACGATTTAAGGATAGTAAAAAGCCTTGCCGACACGGTGGCTGTCATGAACAGGGGAGAGATTGTGGAATACGGCGAAGTGGATGAAGTGTATTCAAACCCGCGCTGTGAATATACTAAGACATTGCTGGGGGCGGTAAAGGGGTAG
- a CDS encoding ABC transporter ATP-binding protein — MGIINVSGLTVKYKVKKNFITAVTGVSLDISAGESAAIVGESGCGKTTLANALLKLLPENAVVTGSVFMDAMDVLNADEERLRSMRGKTAGMIFQEPGASLNPLFSIKQQIEETLTAHFGKMAAPALEQKSLELLSDAGITDARRVYNSYPHQLSGGLQQRVMAAIALSCNPKILIADEPTTALDVTVQAQIVELLKKLKEEHNLTLLLITHDLHLANELASRIIVMYAGEIVEDGAVKDRKSALHPYTAALFEIIPSLDSKKRQFTVIPGEVPKPQEERAFCAFSPRCPYADDKCRTEKPELKEVKPGHFVRCFYPGGKK; from the coding sequence ATGGGAATCATAAATGTGTCAGGCCTTACAGTAAAATATAAAGTTAAGAAAAATTTCATAACTGCGGTTACCGGAGTATCGCTTGATATTTCAGCGGGAGAATCAGCGGCAATTGTGGGCGAATCCGGGTGCGGAAAGACCACGCTTGCAAACGCGCTGTTAAAACTGCTTCCGGAAAATGCCGTGGTGACAGGTTCGGTTTTTATGGACGCAATGGATGTGTTAAACGCGGATGAAGAAAGGTTAAGAAGCATGAGGGGCAAAACCGCGGGTATGATATTTCAGGAACCGGGGGCGTCTTTAAACCCGCTGTTTTCAATAAAACAGCAGATAGAAGAGACGCTTACGGCGCACTTTGGAAAAATGGCAGCGCCGGCGCTTGAACAGAAATCACTGGAACTTCTAAGCGACGCCGGCATTACGGACGCGCGGCGTGTTTATAACTCGTACCCGCATCAGTTAAGCGGCGGCTTACAGCAAAGGGTAATGGCAGCAATCGCGCTTTCCTGCAATCCCAAAATTCTGATAGCGGATGAACCCACAACAGCGCTGGATGTAACTGTTCAGGCGCAGATAGTTGAACTGCTGAAAAAATTAAAAGAAGAGCACAATCTGACATTACTGCTTATAACACACGACCTTCACCTGGCAAACGAACTTGCGTCCAGGATAATAGTTATGTACGCGGGCGAGATAGTGGAAGACGGCGCTGTCAAAGATAGAAAGTCCGCGCTGCATCCTTATACTGCCGCGCTTTTTGAAATTATACCTTCGCTTGATTCCAAAAAACGGCAGTTTACCGTTATTCCGGGGGAAGTGCCAAAGCCCCAGGAAGAAAGGGCTTTTTGCGCTTTTTCGCCAAGGTGCCCATATGCGGATGATAAGTGCAGAACTGAAAAACCGGAATTAAAGGAAGTAAAGCCGGGACATTTTGTAAGGTGTTTTTATCCGGGCGGTAAAAAATGA
- a CDS encoding ABC transporter permease yields MNKMMTAGLIVVVFIVAMAILAPVISPRDYKEQDISQRLQSPSKAHIMGTDELGRDVFSRLLRGTRVSVSVGIMAVLISAVIGVLLGIIAGYFGGVIDNIIMRGVDIFLTVPTLFLILMLIVFLGPSIFNIVIIIGLTSWTDIARIIRAEVLYIKKLPYVEAAKLLGFKKRRIMFRHILPNAFSPVLVYITFGISGAILAESGLSFLGLGVQPPEPSWGNILTSGKDYIDTAWWLVLYPGLSIFAAVFSFNLLGEGLRDYLNPKLDREG; encoded by the coding sequence ATGAATAAAATGATGACAGCGGGGCTTATTGTTGTGGTTTTTATAGTGGCTATGGCCATACTTGCGCCTGTGATTTCACCGCGCGATTACAAAGAGCAGGACATTTCGCAGCGCCTGCAGAGCCCGTCCAAAGCCCACATAATGGGGACTGATGAACTTGGCAGGGACGTTTTTTCAAGGCTGCTGCGCGGCACAAGGGTTTCTGTATCCGTAGGCATAATGGCGGTTTTAATCTCCGCGGTTATAGGCGTATTGCTTGGCATAATTGCCGGTTATTTTGGCGGCGTAATTGACAATATAATAATGCGCGGAGTGGATATATTTTTAACCGTGCCCACGCTATTTTTAATACTTATGCTTATCGTTTTTTTAGGCCCTTCCATATTTAATATTGTCATCATAATAGGGCTTACATCGTGGACTGATATCGCAAGGATTATAAGGGCGGAAGTTTTATACATAAAAAAACTGCCCTATGTGGAAGCCGCAAAACTGCTTGGGTTTAAAAAAAGAAGGATAATGTTCCGCCATATCCTGCCGAATGCTTTTTCGCCGGTGCTTGTATATATCACGTTTGGAATTTCCGGGGCAATTCTTGCGGAATCCGGGCTGTCATTTTTAGGGCTTGGCGTTCAGCCGCCGGAACCAAGCTGGGGCAATATCCTGACATCGGGAAAAGATTATATAGACACCGCGTGGTGGCTTGTCTTGTACCCGGGGCTGTCAATTTTCGCGGCGGTGTTTTCATTTAACCTTCTTGGCGAAGGGTTAAGGGACTACCTTAATCCCAAACTGGACAGGGAGGGGTAA
- a CDS encoding ABC transporter permease: MKRYIFKRLLLAIPVLFGITVITFFIIHLTPGGFTAVNMQMDIRTSPDSIERMRHLYGLDKPILVQYVEWIGRTVTFNFGESFIDHRPVLHKVAERLPATLLLNVLSLALVFFFGIILGVISAVKRNTAADKIIMVFTFIGYSIPTFWLALLLMLFVSVKAGLLPVSGMVSIDFDYMTLPQKIADLLSHLILPLIVTSIGGLAYISRFVKSGMIEALSQQYIRAAYAKGLDRKTILYRSALKNSLLPVITLLGMSIPGLIGGSFIFETIFAWPGMGRLAYESALSFDYPVIMGVVTMGAVLTLLGNLAADIAYAAVDPRIRYK, encoded by the coding sequence GTGAAGCGCTATATCTTTAAAAGGCTGTTGCTTGCAATACCGGTGCTGTTTGGTATTACGGTAATCACTTTTTTTATTATCCACCTGACGCCCGGCGGTTTTACCGCGGTTAATATGCAGATGGATATCCGCACATCGCCGGATTCAATAGAACGCATGCGCCATTTATACGGGCTGGATAAACCCATACTGGTGCAGTATGTGGAGTGGATTGGAAGGACAGTAACTTTTAATTTTGGGGAATCTTTTATAGACCACAGGCCGGTGCTGCACAAGGTGGCAGAACGCCTTCCCGCCACGCTGCTTTTAAATGTGCTGTCGCTTGCGCTTGTGTTTTTTTTCGGTATTATACTGGGGGTAATTTCCGCGGTAAAAAGAAACACGGCGGCGGACAAAATTATAATGGTCTTTACTTTTATCGGTTACTCTATACCCACTTTCTGGCTTGCGCTTCTGCTTATGCTGTTTGTTTCAGTCAAGGCGGGGCTGCTTCCCGTATCCGGCATGGTATCAATTGATTTTGATTATATGACGCTGCCGCAGAAAATAGCGGATTTATTATCCCACCTTATACTGCCGCTTATTGTTACTTCAATAGGGGGGCTGGCATATATTTCCCGTTTTGTAAAATCGGGCATGATAGAAGCGCTGTCCCAGCAGTATATCAGGGCGGCATACGCCAAAGGGCTTGACAGAAAAACAATCCTGTACAGAAGCGCGCTGAAAAACAGCCTGCTTCCCGTAATTACGCTTTTGGGAATGTCCATCCCGGGGTTAATAGGCGGAAGTTTTATATTTGAAACCATCTTCGCGTGGCCCGGAATGGGGCGGCTGGCTTATGAATCCGCTTTAAGTTTTGACTATCCGGTAATAATGGGTGTGGTTACAATGGGCGCTGTGCTTACGCTTTTAGGTAACCTTGCTGCGGATATTGCTTACGCGGCAGTAGACCCAAGGATAAGGTATAAATAA
- a CDS encoding ABC transporter permease subunit: MEQKSSFWASKKKQDMAVSLVLYIIAWMGALIFVIPLVWMVSTSLKYPTDIFTTPPKWLPISDVSWKLDPDVRSQQAGYVKIARGANGTNIIYLMSGLKKSAKVLSTMTLSGAAQLNVQKGDYVAEGDIIARLPTSGVAKVNGNIIMIADKEGNVIDRIEAPMNSKVKVATGDRVTKDDKVAVIPPQWHNYVEAWSPKALSETFTTYLLNTIFITVCGLLGTLLSSAFVAYGFSRFKFPYRDQLFLIMVSTMMIPAQVTMIPTFILFKYIGWIDTFAPLIVPTFFGGGAFNIFLMRQFFMTIPYELDDAAKIDGCNYFQIFWLILMPLVKPALVTIAIFGFVYNWNDFMNPLIYLNSSSKYTLALGLQTFTTMYGSYYHLMMAASTIVLLPILIVFFFGQKYFIEGVATSGLKG; this comes from the coding sequence ATGGAGCAGAAGAGCAGCTTCTGGGCAAGCAAAAAGAAGCAGGACATGGCAGTAAGCCTGGTCCTTTATATTATAGCGTGGATGGGCGCGCTGATATTTGTTATACCGCTTGTATGGATGGTATCAACGTCGCTTAAATATCCCACTGATATTTTTACAACACCGCCAAAATGGCTTCCTATATCGGATGTGTCATGGAAACTTGACCCCGATGTACGTTCCCAGCAGGCAGGCTATGTAAAGATAGCAAGGGGCGCTAACGGCACCAACATAATTTATCTTATGTCCGGGCTTAAAAAGAGCGCGAAGGTATTAAGCACAATGACATTGTCCGGAGCCGCCCAGTTAAATGTTCAGAAGGGCGACTATGTGGCGGAAGGCGATATTATTGCCAGACTGCCCACGTCCGGCGTTGCAAAGGTAAACGGCAATATTATAATGATAGCGGATAAAGAAGGTAATGTTATAGACAGGATAGAAGCGCCGATGAATTCCAAGGTAAAAGTCGCGACAGGCGACAGGGTAACCAAGGATGACAAAGTGGCTGTAATTCCTCCGCAGTGGCATAACTATGTGGAAGCGTGGAGCCCCAAAGCTTTAAGCGAAACTTTCACCACATACCTCTTGAACACCATCTTCATAACTGTATGCGGGCTTTTAGGAACCCTTTTAAGTTCTGCTTTTGTCGCGTACGGTTTTTCAAGGTTTAAGTTTCCTTACAGGGATCAGCTTTTCCTTATAATGGTAAGCACCATGATGATTCCCGCGCAGGTAACAATGATACCCACGTTCATCCTTTTTAAATACATAGGATGGATTGACACTTTTGCCCCGCTTATTGTCCCCACGTTCTTTGGCGGCGGCGCGTTTAACATCTTCCTCATGAGGCAGTTTTTCATGACAATTCCTTATGAGCTTGATGACGCTGCAAAAATTGACGGCTGCAACTATTTCCAGATATTCTGGCTTATACTTATGCCGCTTGTAAAACCGGCGCTTGTCACAATCGCGATATTCGGATTTGTTTACAACTGGAACGACTTCATGAACCCGTTAATTTACCTTAACAGTTCCAGCAAATACACCCTTGCGCTTGGGCTTCAGACATTTACCACAATGTACGGAAGCTACTATCACCTTATGATGGCGGCTTCAACGATAGTCCTTCTTCCGATACTTATAGTGTTCTTCTTCGGGCAGAAGTACTTCATAGAAGGCGTAGCAACAAGCGGATTAAAAGGCTAA
- a CDS encoding sugar ABC transporter permease, with protein sequence MSTNTVPVHHKSGSHEALWGYVFIGPWILGMILFVGGPIIASLVLAFCKWDLLTPIQFVGFENFSHMFGDKKFWISLGNTFYYTLFAVPLGIVGSIMVALLMNQDWKSVRLLRTIYYLPSVTAGVASAIIWMWLFNPDFGLINYGLSMLGVKGPLWLADENWSKPALVVMSLWGVGGNMIIYLAGLQGVPRQLYEAAEIDGAGIWHKFRHVTIPMLTPVIFFNLIMSIVWSFQIFTQVYTMTGGQGGPADSTLVLVLYIYHYAFKYHHMGYACALAWALFFVIMLFTFLQFKIAGGWVHYEGELKK encoded by the coding sequence ATGAGCACGAATACTGTTCCGGTACATCATAAATCAGGCTCGCATGAAGCGCTGTGGGGGTATGTTTTTATAGGCCCCTGGATTTTGGGTATGATTCTTTTTGTTGGCGGCCCAATTATCGCGTCTTTAGTGCTTGCTTTCTGTAAGTGGGACCTTTTAACGCCGATTCAATTTGTGGGGTTTGAAAACTTCTCGCATATGTTTGGCGATAAAAAGTTCTGGATAAGTTTGGGAAACACGTTCTATTACACTTTATTCGCGGTTCCGCTTGGTATTGTGGGCTCCATCATGGTAGCCCTGTTAATGAACCAGGACTGGAAAAGCGTAAGGCTGTTAAGGACAATATATTATCTTCCTTCTGTTACTGCCGGTGTTGCGTCGGCCATTATCTGGATGTGGCTTTTTAATCCGGATTTCGGCCTTATCAACTATGGTTTAAGTATGCTGGGAGTAAAAGGGCCTCTTTGGCTTGCGGATGAAAACTGGTCAAAACCGGCGCTTGTGGTAATGAGCCTTTGGGGTGTCGGCGGAAACATGATTATTTATCTTGCCGGCCTTCAGGGAGTACCCAGGCAGTTGTATGAAGCCGCGGAAATTGACGGCGCGGGAATATGGCATAAGTTCAGGCATGTGACAATTCCAATGTTAACACCTGTTATTTTCTTTAACTTAATCATGAGCATAGTATGGTCGTTCCAGATATTCACGCAGGTTTACACAATGACCGGCGGGCAGGGCGGTCCGGCTGATTCCACGCTTGTGCTTGTTCTTTACATTTATCATTACGCGTTTAAATATCATCATATGGGATACGCCTGCGCTCTTGCATGGGCGCTTTTCTTTGTCATAATGTTATTTACCTTCCTGCAGTTTAAGATTGCCGGCGGATGGGTGCATTATGAAGGCGAACTTAAGAAATAA